A part of Amycolatopsis lurida genomic DNA contains:
- a CDS encoding PLP-dependent aminotransferase family protein, protein MEDYRIVADEISADVEAGRLRPGDRLPPQRRFARERGIANSTAARVYGELVRRGVVVGEVGRGTFVRAGRPPLETALAEPGGATVDLELNFAVLPEQSALVGKALEPLLRDDVLTAALRPGSVSGSKQARDAVAGLLAKDGWTPEILFAGSGRQAIAAAIAAFVPMGERLAVEAVTYPVVKALAGRLGVQLVPIETDDRGLIPEALEAASVRALYVQPTLHNPLGSTMDEARRVELAETVRRMDIPVIEDGIYTFLRPEVRPFAAYAPERTVFTDSMSKRLAPGLTTGFLAVPAESKERLAAAVRSGGWVAPRFAVEAATRWITGGTLETVERAKRLDAAERQRVTAARLAGFTLRADPQAYHCWWELPEHWRAETFVAAAARRGIAVTPAAAFAVVPGHAPNAVRLAVSSPPLETLAAALDVLAGLASGRPEDAGID, encoded by the coding sequence ATGGAGGACTACCGGATAGTCGCGGACGAGATCTCCGCCGACGTCGAGGCGGGAAGGCTTCGTCCTGGCGACCGGCTGCCCCCGCAGCGGCGGTTCGCCCGCGAACGCGGGATCGCCAACTCGACCGCCGCCAGGGTCTACGGCGAACTCGTCCGGAGAGGTGTCGTGGTCGGCGAGGTCGGCCGGGGCACGTTCGTCCGCGCCGGAAGGCCGCCGCTGGAGACCGCGCTCGCCGAACCCGGTGGCGCGACGGTCGACCTCGAGCTCAACTTCGCCGTCCTCCCCGAACAGTCGGCGCTGGTCGGGAAGGCGCTGGAGCCGTTGCTGCGCGACGACGTCCTGACGGCGGCGCTGCGGCCGGGAAGCGTCTCCGGCTCGAAGCAGGCGCGTGACGCCGTCGCCGGGCTGCTCGCGAAGGACGGCTGGACGCCGGAAATCCTCTTCGCCGGAAGCGGCCGTCAGGCCATCGCGGCCGCCATCGCCGCCTTCGTGCCGATGGGGGAACGCCTGGCCGTCGAAGCCGTCACCTATCCCGTGGTCAAGGCGCTCGCCGGACGGCTCGGTGTCCAGCTGGTGCCCATCGAGACCGACGACAGAGGTCTCATTCCCGAGGCGCTCGAAGCCGCGTCCGTCCGCGCGCTGTACGTCCAGCCGACGCTGCACAACCCGCTCGGGTCCACAATGGACGAAGCGCGGCGCGTCGAGCTGGCCGAAACGGTGCGCCGGATGGACATCCCGGTGATCGAGGACGGTATCTACACCTTCCTCCGGCCCGAGGTCCGCCCGTTCGCGGCGTACGCGCCGGAACGCACGGTGTTCACCGACAGCATGTCCAAACGGCTCGCCCCGGGGCTGACCACCGGATTCCTCGCCGTCCCGGCGGAATCGAAGGAACGGCTGGCCGCGGCCGTGCGCTCGGGCGGCTGGGTCGCGCCCCGGTTCGCCGTCGAAGCCGCCACCCGGTGGATCACCGGCGGGACCCTGGAAACCGTCGAACGGGCGAAACGGCTCGACGCCGCGGAACGCCAGCGGGTGACGGCGGCGCGGCTGGCCGGGTTCACCCTGCGTGCCGATCCGCAGGCGTACCACTGCTGGTGGGAACTCCCCGAACACTGGCGCGCGGAGACCTTCGTCGCCGCGGCCGCGCGGCGCGGGATCGCGGTCACCCCGGCGGCCGCGTTCGCCGTCGTCCCCGGCCACGCGCCGAACGCGGTCCGCCTCGCCGTCTCGTCGCCCCCGCTCGAAACCCTCGCGGCCGCTTTGGACGTCCTCGCCGGCCTCGCTTCCGGCCGCCCCGAGGACGCCGGCATCGACTGA
- a CDS encoding Bcr/CflA family multidrug efflux MFS transporter — protein sequence MTIAPERVEEPIARPRTSGRARFVLILGGLSAFGPLSIDMYLPALPQMAGELHAADATVQLTLSAFIIGLALGQLILGPLSDAIGRRKPLVAGLVLYMVGSILCAVAPTAELLIAARGVQAFGAAAGIVIARATVRDLYSGTAMTKFFSLLMLVNGLAPILAPIIGGQILNWTSWRGVFVCLTVFGAILLAVVFFLLPEPLPEERRTPARFGSVLRKYASLLRDRGFLGYALASGLMFGSLFAYISGSSFALQGVYGLSPQAYSLVFGLNGIGIVAVGQLNGRIVGRFPERTLLTVGLVIAAVAGFGVLAAAVLDLGLIGLLIPLFILVSSIGMVAPNASSLALAEQARSAGSASALLGVLQFVVGGLATPLVGLGGAGTAVPMGIVMAAFGVLALLAFGTMTRPATATAPEALALSQA from the coding sequence ATGACCATCGCGCCCGAGCGAGTGGAAGAACCCATCGCGCGGCCCCGCACGAGCGGACGCGCCCGATTCGTCCTGATCCTCGGCGGCCTGTCCGCCTTCGGGCCCCTGTCCATCGACATGTACCTGCCCGCGCTGCCGCAGATGGCGGGCGAACTGCACGCGGCGGACGCGACCGTCCAGCTCACGCTGAGCGCGTTCATCATCGGGCTCGCCCTCGGTCAGCTGATCCTCGGACCGCTGTCCGACGCGATCGGCCGCCGCAAGCCGCTCGTGGCGGGCCTCGTGCTCTACATGGTCGGCTCGATCCTGTGCGCCGTCGCCCCGACCGCCGAGCTGCTCATCGCCGCACGAGGCGTCCAAGCCTTCGGCGCCGCGGCCGGCATCGTGATCGCCAGGGCGACCGTGCGCGACCTCTACTCCGGCACCGCGATGACGAAGTTCTTCTCGCTGCTCATGCTGGTCAACGGGCTCGCCCCGATCCTGGCGCCGATCATCGGCGGCCAGATCCTGAACTGGACCTCGTGGCGCGGCGTGTTCGTCTGCCTGACGGTGTTCGGCGCGATCCTGCTCGCCGTCGTCTTCTTCCTGCTGCCGGAACCCCTGCCCGAGGAACGCCGCACCCCCGCGCGGTTCGGCTCGGTGCTGCGGAAGTACGCGAGCCTGCTCCGCGACCGTGGCTTCCTCGGCTACGCGCTGGCCTCCGGGCTGATGTTCGGGAGCCTGTTCGCCTACATCTCCGGCTCGTCCTTCGCGCTGCAAGGCGTCTACGGGCTCAGCCCGCAGGCGTACAGCCTGGTGTTCGGGCTCAACGGCATCGGCATCGTGGCCGTCGGCCAGCTGAACGGGCGGATCGTCGGCCGCTTCCCGGAACGGACCCTGCTGACCGTCGGCCTCGTCATCGCGGCGGTCGCCGGATTCGGCGTCCTGGCCGCGGCGGTACTGGACCTCGGCCTGATCGGGCTGCTGATCCCGCTGTTCATCCTGGTGTCGAGCATCGGCATGGTCGCGCCGAACGCGAGTTCGCTGGCTCTCGCCGAGCAGGCGCGGTCCGCCGGTTCTGCGTCGGCGCTGCTGGGCGTGCTGCAGTTCGTCGTCGGCGGGCTGGCGACGCCGCTGGTCGGGCTGGGCGGCGCGGGCACCGCGGTCCCGATGGGGATCGTGATGGCGGCCTTCGGCGTTCTCGCTCTGCTGGCCTTCGGGACCATGACGCGGCCCGCCACGGCAACGGCACCGGAAGCCCTGGCGCTCTCGCAGGCGTAG
- a CDS encoding fumarylacetoacetate hydrolase family protein: protein MQLLRLGEPGSERPFVRAGDGTLRDLSAMTADIDGGFFASDGVARVAAALAAGELPEAGPEAARARVGAPIARPGKVVCIGLNYRQHAEESGAEVPAEPVVFMKAPDVVVGPQDDVLVPRGSTKTDWEVELGVVIGKTARYLESAEEALEYVAGYTVSNDVSEREFQLERGGTWDKGKSCENFNPLGPWLVTADEVPDPQDLGLRLWVNGEKKQDSSTKDMIFSVAEIVHYVSQYMVLRPGDLINTGTPQGVALGQPDPKPYLREGDVIELEIDGLGRQRQNVRQA, encoded by the coding sequence GTGCAGCTGTTGCGACTCGGGGAGCCGGGAAGTGAGCGTCCGTTCGTACGTGCCGGGGACGGCACGCTGCGCGACCTCTCGGCGATGACCGCCGACATCGATGGCGGCTTCTTCGCGAGTGACGGAGTGGCCAGGGTCGCGGCCGCGCTCGCCGCCGGTGAGCTGCCCGAAGCCGGTCCCGAAGCCGCGCGAGCCAGGGTGGGCGCGCCGATCGCGCGGCCCGGCAAGGTCGTCTGCATCGGCCTCAACTACCGGCAGCACGCCGAGGAGTCCGGCGCCGAGGTCCCGGCCGAGCCGGTCGTCTTCATGAAGGCCCCCGACGTCGTCGTGGGCCCGCAGGACGACGTGCTCGTGCCGCGCGGTTCGACCAAGACCGACTGGGAGGTCGAGCTCGGCGTCGTGATCGGCAAGACCGCGCGCTACCTCGAAAGCGCCGAAGAAGCCCTGGAGTACGTCGCCGGCTACACCGTCTCGAACGACGTGTCCGAGCGCGAGTTCCAGCTCGAACGCGGTGGTACCTGGGACAAGGGCAAGTCGTGCGAGAACTTCAACCCGCTCGGCCCGTGGCTGGTCACCGCCGACGAGGTGCCCGACCCGCAGGACCTCGGCCTGCGGTTGTGGGTCAACGGCGAGAAGAAGCAGGACTCTTCGACCAAGGACATGATCTTTTCGGTCGCGGAGATCGTGCACTACGTGAGCCAGTACATGGTGCTGCGCCCCGGCGACCTCATCAACACCGGCACGCCGCAGGGCGTCGCCCTCGGGCAGCCGGACCCCAAGCCGTACCTGCGCGAAGGTGACGTCATCGAGCTCGAAATCGACGGCCTCGGCCGTCAGCGCCAGAACGTCAGGCAGGCGTGA
- a CDS encoding transglycosylase domain-containing protein encodes MENPDEAVAPESETTAVPEPKGKKRRWRKIAAWTLGLLIGIPVVAFGLAYVLLDVRSPQEVLADLDKTVVLQNADGSELLKVVPPGGDRLFVPYDAVPAKLRDAIVATEDPTFWDNEGFDLTGLGRALVTGVGGGSGITQQYIKKSTGNEDATLTRKFSELVLATKITQQQTKKEIFASYVNIISFGRGTYGPASAMNAYFGRKLDDSMTWSEAAFLAGMIQSPSVHDPYASSHEHAMKRWSYVVNKLVSRGYVNQAEAVAMTYPEDAIQAPSETRAGRVTYEQYHIKQRVLAELEQVGYPLDRLRGGAMKVETTIDPRAQAEAEKTVKERLRGQPEHFRASLVAVEPGTGAIRAYNGGGWSVHDYAGTPYGTGSAFQPFILAAGLERGIGVDEPLKAPAAVDFLGETFEFQDHCGEAAKCTLREAMGRGARGPFVDLAKKLGAEAVREGARAAGIPETVDGAVTLREKDGFLIGPGIAVGRYPLRPSDMAGAYATFAADGLRATPHLVSKIRDENGEIVWERPSDRTPAFKGDEALSRRIAGTMNQVLATGLKDRPAALKTGDFQYNETDDNAGGWAVGYTPQLATAVWVGSDEPRRLRDAAGEKLTGRTIPAEMWQRFMNGVHQGMPVRWPEGSGPRPATTAPR; translated from the coding sequence GTGGAGAACCCGGATGAGGCCGTCGCACCCGAGTCGGAGACCACGGCCGTACCCGAACCGAAAGGGAAGAAGCGCAGGTGGCGCAAGATCGCCGCTTGGACGCTCGGCCTGCTGATCGGCATCCCCGTCGTCGCGTTCGGGCTCGCGTACGTCCTGCTCGACGTCCGCAGCCCGCAAGAGGTCCTCGCCGACCTCGACAAGACCGTCGTCCTGCAGAACGCCGACGGTTCCGAACTGCTCAAGGTGGTCCCGCCCGGCGGCGACCGGTTGTTCGTGCCGTACGACGCCGTCCCCGCGAAACTGCGCGACGCGATCGTCGCGACCGAGGACCCGACCTTCTGGGACAACGAGGGCTTCGACCTCACCGGGCTCGGCCGCGCGCTGGTGACCGGCGTCGGCGGCGGTTCGGGGATCACGCAGCAGTACATCAAGAAATCCACCGGCAACGAGGACGCCACCCTCACGCGCAAGTTCTCCGAGCTGGTGCTCGCCACGAAGATCACCCAGCAGCAGACCAAGAAGGAGATCTTCGCGAGCTACGTCAACATCATCTCGTTCGGCCGCGGCACCTACGGCCCGGCGTCGGCGATGAACGCCTACTTCGGCCGCAAGCTCGACGACTCGATGACCTGGAGCGAGGCGGCGTTCCTCGCGGGCATGATCCAGTCGCCGTCGGTGCACGACCCGTACGCCTCCAGCCACGAGCACGCGATGAAACGCTGGTCGTACGTGGTGAACAAGCTCGTCTCGCGCGGCTACGTCAATCAGGCCGAGGCGGTCGCCATGACTTATCCGGAGGACGCGATCCAGGCGCCGTCGGAGACCCGGGCCGGTCGCGTGACCTACGAGCAGTACCACATCAAACAGCGGGTCCTCGCGGAACTGGAACAGGTCGGCTACCCGCTCGACCGGCTCCGCGGCGGCGCGATGAAGGTCGAGACGACCATCGATCCGCGAGCGCAGGCCGAAGCCGAGAAGACGGTCAAGGAGCGGTTGCGGGGACAGCCGGAGCACTTCCGGGCGTCGCTGGTCGCCGTCGAACCCGGGACCGGCGCCATCCGCGCCTACAACGGCGGTGGCTGGAGCGTGCACGACTACGCCGGCACCCCGTACGGCACCGGCTCCGCCTTCCAGCCGTTCATCCTCGCCGCCGGCCTCGAACGGGGCATCGGCGTGGACGAACCGCTCAAGGCGCCCGCGGCGGTCGACTTCCTCGGCGAGACCTTCGAGTTCCAGGACCACTGCGGCGAAGCCGCGAAGTGCACGCTGCGCGAGGCGATGGGGCGGGGCGCCCGGGGCCCGTTCGTCGACCTGGCGAAGAAACTCGGCGCGGAAGCGGTCCGCGAAGGTGCCCGTGCGGCCGGGATCCCCGAGACCGTCGACGGCGCGGTGACGTTGCGGGAGAAGGACGGTTTCCTGATCGGCCCGGGGATCGCGGTCGGCCGGTATCCCTTGCGCCCCAGTGACATGGCCGGCGCCTACGCGACCTTCGCCGCCGACGGCCTGCGCGCGACCCCGCATCTGGTGTCGAAGATCCGGGACGAGAACGGCGAAATCGTGTGGGAACGGCCGTCGGATCGGACACCCGCGTTCAAGGGCGACGAGGCGCTGAGCCGCCGGATCGCGGGCACGATGAACCAGGTGCTGGCCACCGGCCTGAAGGACCGCCCGGCGGCGCTGAAGACCGGCGACTTCCAGTACAACGAGACGGACGACAACGCCGGCGGCTGGGCGGTCGGGTACACGCCGCAGCTCGCGACCGCGGTCTGGGTCGGCTCCGACGAGCCGCGCCGGCTGCGGGACGCCGCCGGGGAGAAACTGACCGGGCGGACGATCCCGGCCGAGATGTGGCAGCGCTTCATGAACGGTGTGCATCAGGGGATGCCGGTGCGGTGGCCGGAGGGCTCCGGCCCGCGGCCCGCGACGACGGCGCCGCGGTGA
- a CDS encoding FadR/GntR family transcriptional regulator, with the protein MESSTVANAGDALFRPVRAGNAFEETVERLLQTIKLGVVGAGERLPSERELAERLGVSRVTLREAIRALSDAGYVESRRGRYGGTFVNDVLPDPPAAEGRKVDNAALEDALGLRHVLETGAAEMAASRSLSPADRQHLTSTLAEAAAADVGDYRRKDSRLHLAIAEVTASGSLTTAMADARMRVNQLLDMIPLLEPNLEHSNAQHEAIVDAILAGDAEAARRAMAEHVEGTASLLRAFLA; encoded by the coding sequence GTGGAGTCGAGCACGGTCGCGAACGCGGGTGACGCGCTGTTCCGCCCGGTGCGCGCGGGCAACGCCTTCGAGGAGACCGTCGAAAGGCTGCTCCAGACGATCAAGCTGGGTGTGGTGGGCGCGGGCGAGCGGCTGCCCTCGGAGCGTGAGCTCGCCGAGCGGCTCGGGGTCAGCCGGGTGACGCTGCGCGAGGCCATCCGCGCGCTGTCCGACGCGGGTTACGTCGAGTCGCGGCGCGGGCGGTACGGCGGCACGTTCGTCAACGACGTCCTGCCCGACCCGCCCGCCGCCGAAGGGCGGAAGGTCGACAACGCCGCCCTGGAGGACGCACTCGGCCTGCGGCACGTCCTGGAGACCGGCGCCGCCGAGATGGCGGCGTCCCGTTCGCTCAGCCCGGCCGACCGGCAGCATCTGACCAGCACGCTCGCCGAGGCGGCCGCGGCCGACGTCGGCGACTACCGGCGCAAGGATTCGCGGCTGCACCTGGCGATCGCCGAGGTCACCGCGTCCGGCTCACTGACCACGGCGATGGCCGACGCGCGGATGCGGGTCAACCAGCTGCTCGACATGATCCCGCTGCTCGAACCGAACCTGGAGCACTCCAACGCCCAGCATGAGGCCATCGTCGACGCGATCCTCGCCGGAGACGCCGAGGCGGCCCGCAGAGCGATGGCGGAGCACGTCGAAGGGACGGCTTCACTGCTCCGCGCCTTTCTCGCCTGA
- a CDS encoding O-methyltransferase: MTQQLWSEVDDYLSGVLIPSDLALEGARQASDEAGLPSIAVAPNQGKLLNLMARMIGARSILEIGTLGGYSTIWLARALPPQGRLVTLEFDPKHAEVARGNIEAAGLGGLVDVRVGKALDLLPSVEGPIDLAFIDADKVNNPAYFEASLKLVRPGGVIVVDNVVRGGAVTDAASEDPNIQGIRRLHEMIAAEPRVDATAIQTVGSKGYDGLTVVLVKP; this comes from the coding sequence ATGACACAGCAACTGTGGTCCGAAGTGGACGACTACTTGTCCGGGGTGCTCATCCCGTCCGATCTCGCCCTCGAAGGCGCGCGGCAGGCGTCGGACGAGGCCGGGCTGCCGTCGATCGCCGTCGCGCCGAATCAGGGCAAACTGCTCAACCTGATGGCGAGGATGATCGGCGCCCGTTCCATTCTGGAGATCGGCACACTCGGCGGGTACAGCACGATCTGGCTCGCCCGCGCCCTGCCGCCGCAGGGCAGGCTCGTCACCCTCGAATTCGACCCGAAGCACGCCGAGGTCGCGCGCGGCAACATCGAAGCGGCCGGGCTCGGCGGGCTGGTCGACGTCCGCGTCGGCAAGGCGCTCGACCTGCTGCCGTCGGTCGAGGGTCCGATCGATCTGGCGTTCATCGACGCCGACAAGGTCAACAACCCGGCCTACTTCGAGGCGTCGCTGAAACTCGTCCGGCCCGGCGGCGTGATCGTGGTCGACAACGTCGTCCGAGGTGGCGCGGTGACCGACGCGGCCAGCGAAGACCCGAACATCCAAGGGATCAGGCGGCTGCACGAGATGATCGCCGCCGAACCCCGCGTCGACGCGACGGCCATCCAGACGGTCGGCAGCAAGGGCTATGACGGGCTCACCGTCGTGCTCGTGAAGCCCTGA
- a CDS encoding ABC transporter ATP-binding protein: METVETLTAQSTTSRLHADALTLAYDGRTVAEDLGVVIPDRSFTVIVGPNACGKTTLLRALARMLKPRQGSVFLDGQVISSFPAKEVARRLGLLPQSSIAPDGITVADLVARGRYPHQRLLRQWSREDATVVAESMRATGVDDLAERLVDELSGGQRQRVWMAMALAQETDLLLLDEPTTYLDIAHQMDILDLCAQLHREQGRTLVAVLHDLNHAARYATHMIAMRGGEVLATGSPEEVVTAANVEKIFELPCRVMPCPETGTPLVIPKAGRRAA; this comes from the coding sequence GTGGAGACCGTGGAAACCCTCACCGCGCAGAGCACGACGTCCCGCCTGCACGCGGACGCGCTGACGCTCGCCTACGACGGCCGGACCGTGGCCGAAGACCTCGGGGTGGTCATCCCCGACCGGTCGTTCACCGTCATCGTCGGCCCGAACGCCTGCGGCAAGACGACGCTGCTGCGCGCGCTCGCGCGGATGCTCAAACCCCGCCAGGGTTCGGTGTTCCTCGACGGACAGGTGATCAGCTCCTTCCCCGCCAAGGAGGTCGCCCGGCGGCTCGGCCTGCTTCCGCAGAGCTCGATCGCGCCCGACGGCATCACCGTCGCGGACCTCGTCGCGCGCGGCCGGTACCCGCACCAGCGCCTGCTGCGCCAGTGGTCGCGCGAGGACGCCACCGTGGTCGCGGAGTCCATGCGCGCCACCGGGGTCGACGACCTGGCCGAGCGGCTGGTCGACGAACTGTCGGGCGGTCAGCGGCAGCGCGTGTGGATGGCGATGGCGCTCGCGCAGGAGACCGATCTCCTGTTGCTCGACGAGCCGACGACCTACCTGGACATCGCGCACCAGATGGACATCCTCGACCTGTGCGCGCAACTGCACCGGGAACAGGGCCGGACACTGGTCGCGGTGCTGCACGACCTCAACCACGCCGCCCGCTACGCGACGCACATGATCGCGATGCGCGGCGGAGAGGTCCTAGCGACGGGCTCGCCCGAAGAGGTGGTGACCGCGGCCAATGTCGAAAAGATCTTCGAGCTGCCCTGCCGGGTGATGCCGTGCCCCGAAACCGGGACGCCGCTGGTGATCCCGAAGGCCGGGCGCCGCGCCGCGTGA
- a CDS encoding SDR family oxidoreductase has translation MTTYFVTGATGFLGKRLVARLLRRPETVAVHVLVRETSRGKLPSHEKLVPVTGDLTEPLLGIDPAQPAPLDHVVHLGAIYDLTADEAANRAANVDGTRNVLEFAAAAKAGLFHHVSSIAVAGQYAGRFTEADFDLGQSFASPYHATKFEAEKLVRQHGKTPFRVYRPSAVAGDSRTGEMDKVDGPYYFLPAISRLAALPRRVPLAAPDLGATNIVPVDYVVEAMEHLMHVDAPSGSTYHLASPRPQPLHEVYNAFARAAGGPKISAVLPPGPSGALKRAGTRLVKSAAAGFDRVPGGRSARAAVLAELGIPLEVLPHLSMEVDFDTSATTAALEGSGITLPPLKEYAGPLYRYWLEHLDPDRGRRRPGPEPLDGRKVLITGASSGIGRASALAVAAKGGEVILVARRADELEQVREQIVAAGGKASAYPCDLTDGGAVDALVKDVLAAHGAVDMLVNNAGRSIRRSLSLSTERFHDFERTMAINYFGPVRLTLGLLPSMTARGFGHVVNVTTQGLQTDTPRFSAYLASKAALEEFGLTAGRETLSDGVTFTSVRMPLVRTDMIAPTGSYRGMPSSSPERAAALVVKALEKRPEILNLPEGTAAELVTLVAPKTARFFAHLVYRAMPESAPESRGLPRKAPLASVAGAVTRLVWRRRP, from the coding sequence ATGACCACCTACTTCGTGACGGGCGCGACGGGTTTTCTGGGAAAACGCCTGGTCGCGCGCCTACTACGGCGACCTGAGACCGTAGCCGTCCATGTTCTCGTGAGGGAGACCTCACGCGGGAAGCTCCCGAGCCACGAGAAGCTCGTTCCCGTCACCGGCGACCTGACCGAACCGTTGCTGGGCATCGATCCCGCCCAGCCGGCGCCCCTTGACCACGTCGTGCATCTCGGCGCGATCTACGACCTCACCGCGGACGAAGCGGCCAACCGCGCGGCCAACGTCGACGGCACCCGCAACGTCCTGGAGTTCGCGGCCGCCGCGAAGGCCGGGCTCTTCCACCACGTCTCGTCGATCGCGGTCGCCGGGCAGTACGCCGGGCGGTTCACCGAAGCCGATTTCGACCTCGGCCAAAGCTTCGCGTCGCCGTACCACGCGACGAAGTTCGAAGCGGAGAAACTCGTGCGACAGCACGGGAAAACGCCGTTCCGCGTGTACCGGCCGTCCGCCGTGGCCGGGGATTCGCGCACCGGCGAGATGGACAAGGTCGACGGTCCGTACTACTTCCTCCCGGCCATCTCACGGCTCGCCGCGTTGCCCCGCCGCGTCCCGCTGGCCGCCCCGGATCTGGGCGCCACGAACATCGTTCCGGTCGACTACGTCGTCGAAGCGATGGAGCACCTCATGCACGTCGACGCGCCCTCCGGCAGCACGTACCACCTCGCGTCGCCCCGGCCACAGCCGCTTCACGAGGTCTACAACGCCTTCGCGCGGGCCGCGGGCGGGCCGAAGATCTCCGCGGTCCTGCCTCCCGGACCGTCCGGAGCGCTGAAGCGCGCCGGAACCCGGCTGGTGAAATCCGCGGCCGCCGGATTCGATCGCGTCCCCGGCGGGCGTTCGGCCCGCGCGGCGGTGCTGGCCGAACTCGGCATCCCGCTCGAAGTCCTGCCACATCTGAGCATGGAGGTCGACTTCGACACGAGCGCGACCACGGCCGCCCTCGAAGGCAGCGGGATCACCTTGCCCCCGCTGAAGGAGTACGCCGGCCCGCTCTACCGGTACTGGCTGGAGCACCTCGATCCCGACCGCGGTCGCCGCCGTCCGGGTCCGGAACCCCTCGACGGCCGCAAGGTGCTGATCACCGGCGCGTCCTCGGGCATCGGTCGCGCGTCCGCGCTGGCCGTCGCCGCGAAGGGCGGCGAAGTGATCCTCGTGGCCAGGCGCGCCGACGAACTCGAACAAGTCCGCGAGCAGATCGTCGCGGCGGGCGGGAAGGCGTCGGCGTATCCGTGTGACCTCACCGACGGTGGCGCCGTCGACGCTCTGGTCAAGGACGTGCTCGCCGCGCACGGCGCCGTCGACATGCTGGTCAACAACGCGGGCCGGTCGATCCGGCGGTCGCTTTCGCTGTCCACCGAACGGTTCCACGACTTCGAGCGCACGATGGCGATCAACTACTTCGGTCCCGTGCGGCTGACGCTCGGCTTGCTGCCGTCGATGACCGCGCGCGGATTCGGGCACGTCGTCAACGTGACCACCCAAGGGCTGCAAACGGACACACCGAGGTTTTCCGCTTACCTGGCCTCGAAGGCCGCGCTGGAGGAGTTCGGCCTGACCGCGGGACGGGAAACGCTTTCCGACGGCGTCACCTTCACCTCGGTCCGGATGCCGCTGGTGCGCACCGACATGATCGCCCCGACCGGCTCCTACCGAGGCATGCCGTCGAGCTCCCCCGAACGCGCCGCCGCGCTGGTGGTGAAGGCACTCGAGAAACGGCCCGAGATCCTGAATCTGCCCGAAGGCACCGCCGCCGAACTCGTGACGCTCGTCGCACCCAAGACGGCACGATTCTTCGCCCATCTCGTCTACCGCGCCATGCCCGAGTCCGCGCCGGAATCCCGTGGCCTGCCCCGGAAGGCTCCGCTCGCCTCGGTGGCGGGCGCGGTCACCCGGCTGGTCTGGCGCCGTCGTCCCTGA
- a CDS encoding NAD(P)/FAD-dependent oxidoreductase — MSEPRKIVIIGAGLAGASAAGALRERGYAGEILLLGTDTHRPYELPPLSKGLLVGKTDEPDWVHDEGFYAEKDIAFKSGATATKVELGARLVHDDAGGEHRFDRLVLATGSRPRALQVPGGGLPGLRTLRTLDDALALRSAFKDAGRVVIVGAGWIGTEAAAAAREHGAEVTVVDQVGSPLLAVLGEQVSGVFKDLHAEHGVNWRLGEGVAGFTGGPDGVTGVRLRSGDELAADVVLVAVGAAPRGDLAHAAGLELSDDGGVCADAGLRTAAPDVYAIGDIAAHFHPRYGKRVRVEHWSNAKWQGEHVAGNLVGENEPYLRSPYFFSDQYDLGCEYRGLADPESDELVVRGDLASRDFTAFWLRDGQVTAAMNVNQWDDGDALKALVEGRAAVTAEQLKTAELKGLVSG, encoded by the coding sequence ATGTCCGAACCCAGGAAGATCGTCATCATCGGAGCCGGCCTCGCCGGAGCGTCGGCGGCCGGGGCGCTGCGAGAACGCGGCTACGCGGGGGAAATCCTGCTGCTCGGCACGGACACGCATCGCCCGTACGAATTACCGCCCTTGTCCAAAGGGCTGCTGGTGGGCAAGACCGATGAACCCGACTGGGTGCACGACGAGGGTTTCTACGCGGAGAAGGACATCGCGTTCAAGAGCGGTGCGACCGCGACCAAGGTCGAACTCGGTGCCCGGCTCGTGCACGACGACGCGGGCGGTGAACACCGGTTCGACCGGCTCGTGCTCGCGACCGGCTCGCGGCCGCGTGCGCTGCAGGTGCCTGGCGGGGGCCTGCCCGGACTGCGCACCCTGCGCACCCTCGACGACGCGTTGGCGCTGCGTTCGGCGTTCAAGGACGCCGGGCGGGTGGTGATCGTCGGCGCGGGCTGGATCGGGACCGAGGCCGCGGCGGCCGCCAGGGAACACGGCGCCGAGGTGACCGTGGTCGACCAGGTCGGCTCACCGCTGCTCGCGGTACTGGGAGAGCAGGTGTCCGGAGTTTTCAAGGACCTGCACGCCGAGCACGGCGTCAACTGGCGTCTGGGTGAAGGCGTCGCGGGATTCACCGGCGGCCCGGACGGGGTGACGGGCGTTCGCCTGCGGAGTGGTGATGAGCTCGCCGCGGACGTCGTGCTGGTGGCCGTCGGCGCCGCGCCCCGGGGCGACCTCGCGCACGCCGCCGGGCTGGAACTGTCCGACGACGGCGGTGTCTGCGCCGACGCCGGCCTGCGGACGGCGGCGCCCGACGTCTACGCCATCGGCGACATCGCCGCGCATTTCCATCCCCGCTACGGAAAACGGGTCCGCGTCGAGCACTGGTCGAACGCGAAGTGGCAGGGCGAGCACGTCGCCGGGAACCTGGTCGGCGAGAACGAGCCGTACCTGCGGAGCCCTTACTTCTTCTCGGACCAGTACGACCTGGGCTGCGAATACCGGGGTCTCGCCGACCCCGAAAGCGACGAGCTCGTGGTGCGGGGCGACCTCGCGTCGCGCGACTTCACGGCGTTCTGGCTGCGGGACGGTCAGGTGACCGCCGCGATGAACGTCAACCAGTGGGACGACGGGGACGCCTTGAAGGCCCTGGTCGAGGGACGCGCGGCGGTGACGGCGGAGCAGTTGAAGACCGCTGAACTCAAGGGACTCGTGAGTGGTTAG